One part of the Methylobacterium mesophilicum SR1.6/6 genome encodes these proteins:
- a CDS encoding DUF5993 family protein → MMVLPFVGLAAGGAAILAGRRGLAIGLWLVSLIGTLALFAAHATSALNLDF, encoded by the coding sequence ATGATGGTCCTGCCATTCGTCGGCCTGGCGGCGGGCGGCGCCGCGATCCTTGCGGGTCGCCGCGGCCTCGCCATCGGCCTCTGGCTCGTCTCGCTGATCGGCACCCTCGCGCTGTTCGCCGCGCACGCCACCTCGGCCCTCAACCTCGACTTCTGA
- a CDS encoding enoyl-CoA hydratase: MIAAPAAVPDVLPDPAAPILLRSDDGGVATLTLNRPEARNALSMALMNALQEQLDAIRQDPGVRVVILRGAGPAFCAGHDLKEMRADPSRAATEAVFRTCARLMLSLTRLPQPVIARVHGIATAAGCQLVATCDLAICAESARFATPGVQIGLFCSTPMVALSRAVSRKAALEMLLVGEPIEAAEALRIGLVNRVVPEAELDAAVGALAVRIAGKARRVLAIGKEAFGRQIEMGLEEAYGYTAEVMTRNMMMADAQEGIDAFLGKRPPRWEP; the protein is encoded by the coding sequence ATGATCGCAGCCCCAGCGGCCGTCCCGGATGTCTTGCCCGACCCGGCCGCCCCGATCCTGCTCCGAAGCGACGACGGCGGGGTTGCGACCCTCACCCTGAACCGTCCGGAGGCGCGAAACGCCCTGTCGATGGCGCTGATGAACGCCCTCCAGGAGCAGCTTGACGCCATCCGGCAGGATCCGGGCGTGCGCGTCGTGATCCTGCGTGGGGCCGGTCCGGCCTTCTGCGCCGGACACGACCTCAAGGAGATGCGCGCGGACCCGTCCCGCGCGGCGACCGAGGCGGTGTTCCGCACCTGCGCGCGTCTCATGCTGAGCCTGACACGCCTGCCGCAGCCGGTGATCGCCCGGGTCCACGGGATCGCGACCGCGGCCGGCTGCCAGCTCGTGGCCACCTGCGACCTGGCGATCTGCGCCGAGTCCGCGCGCTTCGCCACCCCGGGCGTGCAGATCGGCCTGTTCTGCTCGACCCCGATGGTCGCCCTGTCGCGGGCCGTGTCGCGCAAGGCCGCCCTGGAGATGCTGCTGGTCGGCGAGCCGATCGAGGCCGCCGAGGCCCTGCGGATCGGCCTCGTGAACCGCGTCGTGCCCGAGGCGGAACTCGATGCCGCGGTGGGCGCCCTCGCGGTCCGCATCGCCGGGAAGGCGCGGCGCGTCCTGGCGATCGGCAAGGAGGCCTTCGGCCGGCAGATCGAGATGGGCCTGGAGGAGGCCTACGGCTACACAGCCGAGGTGATGACCCGGAACATGATGATGGCCGACGCGCAGGAGGGAATCGACGCGTTCCTGGGCAAGCGCCCGCCCCGCTGGGAGCCGTGA
- a CDS encoding disulfide bond formation protein B — protein sequence MAALHARTLNALGLLGCCAILLVAFSYQFVLGELPCPLCLLQRAAFAASGLGFALSVRFGPRPSHYGVAILSSLVGIVLASRQVALHIVPRTGGYGSTLLGLHFYTLALIAFVALIAVVGLLLLMQDGVRPETQLAHDGGTFGKACLALFVLIVLANAASTAAECGGGLCPDDPARYEALDAWLKW from the coding sequence ATGGCGGCCCTTCACGCGCGCACGCTCAACGCCCTCGGCCTGCTCGGCTGCTGCGCGATCCTCCTCGTGGCGTTCAGCTATCAATTCGTGCTGGGCGAGCTGCCCTGTCCGCTCTGCCTGCTCCAGCGCGCCGCATTCGCGGCCTCGGGTCTCGGGTTCGCGCTGAGCGTCCGGTTCGGACCGCGGCCGTCGCACTACGGCGTGGCGATTTTGAGTTCCCTGGTCGGCATCGTCCTGGCGAGCCGGCAGGTCGCCCTGCACATCGTCCCCAGGACCGGCGGCTACGGCTCAACGCTTCTGGGGCTTCATTTCTACACCCTCGCGCTCATCGCCTTCGTGGCGCTGATCGCGGTGGTCGGCCTGCTCCTCCTGATGCAGGACGGCGTGCGGCCGGAAACGCAGCTGGCGCACGACGGCGGAACCTTCGGGAAGGCCTGCCTCGCGCTGTTCGTCCTCATCGTCCTCGCCAACGCCGCCTCTACGGCGGCGGAATGCGGTGGCGGCCTCTGCCCGGACGATCCCGCCCGCTACGAGGCGCTCGACGCGTGGCTGAAGTGGTAG
- a CDS encoding AMP-dependent synthetase — protein MRGVLTDRRTGAAAATPAICPHRVARWACGEGLGAGTAVALLVRDLGQAEAIRLGLTRIGLRVACLDGDRRGAGLAESLALSGATVVIVDTALAEAYAGAMGRLVTYPAVWWNGPGADFASLDFALAEQE, from the coding sequence GTGCGGGGCGTCCTCACCGACCGACGGACCGGCGCGGCTGCGGCCACTCCGGCGATCTGTCCGCATCGCGTCGCCCGCTGGGCCTGCGGCGAGGGCCTGGGCGCCGGCACCGCTGTGGCGCTGCTGGTGCGGGACCTCGGACAGGCGGAGGCGATTCGCCTCGGACTCACTCGGATCGGCCTGCGCGTCGCGTGTCTCGACGGCGATCGCCGCGGCGCGGGGCTGGCCGAGAGCCTTGCCCTCTCCGGAGCGACGGTGGTCATCGTCGACACCGCCCTGGCCGAGGCTTATGCCGGGGCCATGGGCCGGCTCGTCACCTATCCGGCCGTGTGGTGGAACGGGCCCGGTGCGGACTTCGCCAGCCTCGACTTCGCCCTGGCCGAGCAGGAGTGA
- a CDS encoding phospholipase D-like domain-containing protein, translating into MENALLRWVQSTALLRSDVEALIGFVLAVGVTLHALLRKRRVSVAVGWIGLAWLSPIFGTALYLTFGINRVSRRARRLRTKPSDATQLPDTDDAVVPEALWPLDRAIRRITGLPAFQGNTVRMFRNGDAAYPVMLEAIRAARTSIALSSYIFRNDATGGEFCDALVDAQGRGVQVRVIIDGIGGGYFRAPVYRRLTAAGVPAALFMHSALPWRMPFLNLRSHKKLLILDGRVAFTGGLNISHPNRVALKPEHPIRDTHFRLTGPVVEQLAAAFAADWAFVAGENLDGPPWFVDLEPDGPSVARAVTSGPDADVEKIEQVILQALACARRSVRFVTPYFLPDELVTGALAQAATRGITVDVVVPRVSDHPFIDWAARAHLDPLLRAGVRVWLDEPPFDHSKAMVVDDIWCFVGSANWDMRSFRLNFELNVEIIDAELAAELDRFIRGKMQARLSREDVAARALPVRLRDAGVRLLLPYL; encoded by the coding sequence TTGGAAAACGCGCTCCTTCGATGGGTCCAGTCGACCGCCCTGCTGCGGTCGGACGTCGAGGCTCTCATCGGCTTCGTGCTGGCCGTCGGCGTCACCCTGCATGCTCTGCTGCGCAAGCGTCGGGTCAGCGTGGCGGTGGGCTGGATCGGCCTCGCATGGCTGTCGCCGATCTTCGGCACCGCGCTCTACCTGACCTTCGGCATCAACCGCGTCTCGCGCCGCGCGAGGCGGCTACGGACCAAGCCCTCCGACGCGACGCAGCTGCCCGACACCGACGACGCCGTGGTGCCGGAAGCGCTCTGGCCCCTCGACCGTGCGATCCGGCGGATCACCGGCCTGCCGGCCTTCCAGGGCAATACCGTGCGGATGTTCCGCAACGGCGACGCGGCCTATCCGGTCATGCTGGAGGCGATCCGGGCGGCGCGGACGAGCATCGCTCTGTCGAGCTACATCTTCCGGAACGATGCCACCGGCGGCGAATTCTGCGATGCCTTGGTCGACGCCCAGGGCCGGGGCGTGCAGGTCCGGGTCATCATCGACGGCATCGGCGGCGGCTATTTCCGGGCGCCCGTCTACCGCCGCCTGACCGCCGCCGGGGTGCCGGCTGCCCTGTTCATGCACTCCGCCCTGCCCTGGCGGATGCCGTTCCTCAACCTGCGCTCGCACAAGAAGCTGCTGATCCTCGACGGGCGCGTGGCGTTCACCGGCGGCCTCAACATCTCGCATCCGAATCGTGTCGCCCTGAAGCCCGAGCATCCGATCCGCGACACCCATTTCCGGCTGACCGGGCCCGTCGTCGAGCAGCTCGCCGCCGCCTTCGCGGCCGACTGGGCCTTCGTGGCCGGCGAGAACCTCGACGGCCCGCCCTGGTTCGTCGATCTGGAGCCGGATGGACCCAGCGTCGCCCGGGCGGTCACATCTGGTCCCGATGCGGACGTGGAGAAGATCGAGCAGGTCATCCTGCAGGCGCTCGCCTGCGCGCGCCGGTCGGTCCGGTTCGTGACGCCCTACTTCCTGCCCGACGAGCTGGTGACCGGGGCGCTGGCCCAGGCCGCGACGCGCGGCATCACGGTCGACGTCGTCGTCCCGCGGGTCAGCGACCATCCCTTCATCGACTGGGCGGCGCGGGCCCATCTCGACCCGCTGCTCCGGGCGGGCGTGCGGGTCTGGCTCGACGAGCCACCGTTCGATCATTCGAAGGCGATGGTGGTCGACGACATCTGGTGCTTCGTCGGTAGCGCCAACTGGGACATGCGCAGCTTCCGCCTCAACTTCGAGCTGAACGTCGAGATCATCGACGCGGAGCTGGCGGCCGAGCTCGATCGCTTCATCCGCGGCAAGATGCAGGCGCGGCTCAGCCGGGAGGACGTCGCCGCGCGCGCGCTGCCGGTCCGTTTGCGCGACGCAGGCGTGCGACTGCTGCTGCCATACCTTTGA
- the hemH gene encoding ferrochelatase, protein MNERVEPAALANGRPLAPLKPAADTLPGDHPKVAWGRVGVLLMNLGTPECTSYWPMRRYLKEFLSDRRVIEVPRLIWWPLLNLIILTKRPGPKGRDYASVWNNALNEGPLKTITRGQCDRLQAAMGDSVVVDWAMRYGKPEVAGRIQALLDQGCDRILLVPLYPQYAAATSATACDQAFRALMDMRWQPTVRVSPPYHDDPVYIAAMADSIREGLAKLDFEPEVILTSFHGVPRSYLLKGDPYHCQCHKTGRLIREALGLQPDKMRVTFQSRFGNEEWLKPYTDETVMELAKSGVKRMAIVAPGFTADCLETLEELDGENRHYFEENGGERFAYIPCLNDSDLGMRVIEHVVRRELQGWI, encoded by the coding sequence ATGAACGAACGCGTCGAACCCGCCGCGCTGGCGAATGGCCGGCCCCTCGCTCCGCTCAAGCCCGCGGCCGACACCCTGCCGGGCGACCACCCAAAGGTCGCGTGGGGCCGTGTCGGCGTGCTGCTGATGAACCTCGGCACGCCGGAGTGCACGAGCTACTGGCCCATGCGCCGGTACCTCAAGGAGTTCCTGTCGGACCGGCGGGTCATCGAGGTGCCGCGGCTGATCTGGTGGCCGCTCCTCAATCTGATCATCCTGACGAAGCGCCCCGGGCCGAAGGGTCGCGACTACGCGAGCGTCTGGAACAATGCGTTGAACGAGGGACCGCTCAAGACCATCACCCGCGGCCAGTGCGACCGCCTCCAGGCGGCCATGGGCGATTCGGTCGTGGTCGATTGGGCGATGCGCTACGGCAAGCCCGAGGTCGCCGGCCGGATTCAGGCGCTGCTCGACCAGGGCTGCGATCGCATACTGCTGGTGCCGCTCTACCCGCAATACGCCGCCGCCACCTCGGCCACGGCCTGTGATCAGGCCTTCCGCGCCCTGATGGACATGCGCTGGCAGCCGACGGTGCGGGTCTCGCCGCCTTACCACGACGACCCGGTCTACATCGCCGCCATGGCCGATTCGATCCGCGAAGGTCTGGCCAAGCTCGACTTCGAGCCGGAGGTGATCCTGACCTCGTTCCACGGCGTGCCGCGGAGCTACCTGCTCAAGGGCGACCCGTACCATTGCCAGTGCCACAAGACCGGGCGTCTGATCCGCGAGGCGCTCGGCCTGCAGCCGGACAAGATGCGGGTCACCTTCCAGTCGCGCTTCGGCAACGAGGAGTGGCTGAAGCCCTACACCGACGAGACGGTGATGGAGCTCGCGAAGTCGGGGGTGAAGCGGATGGCGATCGTCGCCCCGGGCTTCACGGCGGATTGCCTGGAGACCCTCGAGGAGCTCGACGGCGAGAACCGGCACTATTTCGAGGAGAACGGCGGCGAGCGCTTCGCCTACATTCCCTGTCTGAACGACAGCGACCTCGGCATGCGGGTGATCGAGCACGTCGTGCGCCGCGAGCTTCAGGGCTGGATCTGA
- a CDS encoding uracil-DNA glycosylase, with amino-acid sequence MTATPVADALSAFRASGSPWLALPFFGGGQADAVAARVDARLAAGARVLPAPDRIFRALIETPLPAVRAVILGQDPYPTPGDANGLAFSFVGSGRLPASLKVILAEAGSDRAAGGDLTAWARQGVLLLNSALTVEAGKAGAHLRYGWAALTDEAVAAVSARPEPAVFLLWGAQARARAALIDTSRHGVFESGHPSPLNRARDFPGSDPFGRANRWLAEHGVRPIDWRLG; translated from the coding sequence ATGACCGCCACCCCCGTCGCCGACGCACTCTCCGCCTTCCGCGCCTCCGGATCGCCCTGGCTCGCGCTGCCGTTCTTCGGGGGTGGGCAGGCCGATGCCGTGGCGGCGCGCGTCGACGCGCGGCTGGCGGCCGGTGCCCGCGTCCTGCCCGCGCCGGACCGGATCTTCCGCGCCCTCATCGAGACGCCCCTCCCCGCCGTACGCGCGGTGATCCTCGGTCAGGATCCCTATCCGACCCCGGGCGATGCCAACGGTCTCGCCTTCTCCTTCGTAGGATCCGGCCGCCTGCCCGCCTCGCTGAAGGTGATCCTGGCGGAAGCTGGGTCCGACCGGGCGGCGGGCGGTGACCTGACCGCCTGGGCGCGGCAGGGCGTGCTGCTCCTCAACAGCGCGCTCACCGTTGAGGCTGGCAAGGCGGGGGCGCATCTGCGCTACGGCTGGGCGGCGCTCACCGACGAGGCAGTCGCGGCGGTCTCTGCCCGGCCCGAACCCGCGGTGTTCCTGCTCTGGGGCGCCCAGGCCCGTGCCCGGGCAGCCCTCATCGATACGAGCCGCCACGGCGTGTTCGAGAGCGGTCACCCATCGCCGCTCAACCGCGCCCGGGATTTCCCGGGTTCGGATCCGTTCGGCCGGGCGAACCGCTGGCTCGCCGAGCACGGCGTCCGGCCGATCGACTGGCGCCTCGGCTAG